A region of Lycium barbarum isolate Lr01 chromosome 1, ASM1917538v2, whole genome shotgun sequence DNA encodes the following proteins:
- the LOC132616806 gene encoding uncharacterized protein LOC132616806, translating to MVKLNPKELEQQCQKWNTSLIGYVIGGNPTFKEVLKFVYGVWTFVDTPKVLLHDDGYFIFRFSCEEDKNAVLQSGPYTFYNRPMILKEWSPTFHIDKEPMRVIPLWVMFPGLPVHCWAKENLGRIASYLGKPLCTDRLTAQYECISYARMLIEMDITREIPDEMPIEMPDGSIRYQVIDYDWKPKFCQDCNHFGHIIGACREPVKSPEKPTTRKKRNRTKKRNEKKEWQSKLVQATVLNNAETVPVAGPGKPTEDYGKPVEAKNGKKPAVHHEDKGQNRVDVEELENRLQQGGKLQIREPSQSSQTGITNVDPPIQRDKRNDPKTHPPTC from the coding sequence ATGGTTAAGCTTAATCCGAAGGAACTCGAACAACAATGCCAAAAATGGAACACATCGCTGATTGGATATGTGATTGGAGGCAACCCAACATTCAAAGAGGTACTGAAATTTGTCTATGGGGTCTGGACATTCGTCGATACACCTAAGGTACTTCTTCACGATGACGGGTATTTCATCTTCCGATTCTCATGTGAAGAAGATAAGAATGCAGTACTGCAAAGTGGCCCATACACATTTTATAATCGTCCTATGATTTTGAAGGAGTGGAGTCCTACATTTCATATTGATAAGGAACCTATGCGAGTGATACCACTATGGGTTATGTTCCCAGGGCTGCCAGTTCATTGTTGGGCGAAGGAGAACTTAGGTCGCATTGCTAGTTACCTAGGCAAACCTCTGTGCACTGATAGATTAACGGCACAATATGAATGTATCTCATATGCTCGTATGCTGATTGAAATGGACATTACTCGGGAAATTCCCGATGAAATGCCTATTGAGATGCCAGATGGGAGCATTCGGTATCAAGTTATCGATTACGATTGGAAACCAAAGTTTTGCCAAGATTGTAATCACTTTGGGCACATTATTGGAGCATGTAGAGAACCTGTTAAATCTCCTGAGAAACCAACAACTCGCAAGAAACGTAATAGAACAAAGAAGAGGAATGAGAAGAAAGAATGGCAATCAAAGCTGGTGCAGGCTACTGTCTTGAATAATGCTGAAACTGTCCCTGTAGCAGGTCCTGGAAAACCTACAGAGGACTATGGCAAACCTGTGGAGGCCAAAAATGGGAAAAAACCTGCTGTGCACCACGAAGATAAAGGCCAAAACAGAGTCGATGTTGAGGAATTGGAAAACAGACTTCAACAGGGAGGAAAGCTTCAGATACGGGAACCTAGCCAAAGTTCCCAAACTGGTATAACGAATGTTGATCCTCCAATACAAAGGGATAAGAGAAATGATCCCAAAACCCATCCTCCTACATGCTAA
- the LOC132616802 gene encoding classical arabinogalactan protein 4-like encodes MARRRRAPPDPTPPKPPTPPPKHTPPLDPTPPPESIKQPTSTTRMVTPASGIAQPLPLMQLFHYMPGMGSAPTVLQPQTSAGSIIPDPPVTNSTVAARKLTYSAEGEEKGKSLAEVVRGN; translated from the coding sequence ATGGCCCGTCGGAGAAGGGCACCACCGGATCCGACGCCACCAAAACCACCTACACCTCCACCTAAACACACTCCACCACTAGATCCCACTCCACCACCAGAGTCTATTAAACAGCCGACTAGCACAACTAGAATGGTTACACCGGCATCGGGAATTGCTCAACCCCTACCCCTTATGCAACTGTTTCACTATATGCCCGGGATGGGCAGTGCTCCCACGGTGCTACAACCTCAAACCAGTGCTGGATCTATAATTCCTGACCCTCCGGTGACAAACTCAACAGTAGCGGCGAGAAAATTAACATATTCCGCTGAAGGTGAGGAAAAGGGTAAATCCTTAGCGGAGGTGGTTAGGGGAAATTGA